A stretch of DNA from Flavobacteriaceae bacterium MAR_2009_75:
TCGACCACATCACGGCTCGCCCTAGGTGGTTTACCTATAAAATTGGTCTTGGCATAGGCTGAGTTATCCAAAAACTTCTGCAACGAAGTCTCAAAAGCCTTTCGGTCTTCTTGGCTGTCAGGGTTCTTTAACCAGAAAAAAACGGTATGGGTAAAATTAGGGTCAAATTCTCTCATTTCATCTGTTGTTTGGCCATAGGTGACTATAGCAAGGGTTAAAAATAAAATAGTAGTTGTAATTTTT
This window harbors:
- a CDS encoding stress responsive alpha/beta barrel protein, with amino-acid sequence MKKITTTILFLTLAIVTYGQTTDEMREFDPNFTHTVFFWLKNPDSQEDRKAFETSLQKFLDNSAYAKTNFIGKPPRASRDVVDGSFTYSLIVTFESAEAQQNYQDEAPHKLFIEESADLWTKVIVYDSMGIQD